A genomic stretch from Primulina huaijiensis isolate GDHJ02 chromosome 14, ASM1229523v2, whole genome shotgun sequence includes:
- the LOC140957097 gene encoding coiled-coil domain-containing protein SCD2-like isoform X2, protein MNRKRTESPVYSRQWSGGSSSTGSSSPAGSPAHPRSRPPPAASGMSTIKRTQNVAAKAAAARLAQVMTASKTTEDEDDDDLDFRFGLPPPVSSNNNVSRTDSNSSSNGLSGIAVSKPNRSPSPSFGRNFMDITPVRSTSAGRPSISVRTTTTNAAPLSRSSLKTPVIIPPIEPPNNRLREKRLTHDVGLGLKDSGVQHETSALRDELDMLQEENEMILDKLHQAEEKREEAEARARELEKQVASFGEGVSLEAKLLSRKEAALRQREANLKAAKQTKDGRDEDIAALRAELESIKDETATAAEQFREAESEAKALRTMTQRMILTHEEMEEVVLKRCWLARYWGLAACYGICADIAASKYEHWSSLAPLPFEVVISAGQKAREDSWDGGDDRSKHSRDLNDLSGEGNIESMLSVEMGLRELASLKVEDAVVLSLAQNRRSTLVRHSFSDPKSSSDPKFMEASELSQEESEDVLFKEVC, encoded by the exons ATGAACCGGAAGAGGACCGAGAGTCCGGTCTACTCCCGACAGTGGAGCGGCGGATCGAGCAGCACCGGTTCATCTTCCCCCGCTGGTTCTCCGGCTCATCCACGATCCAGACCTCCTCCGGCTGCTTCGGGGATGTCAACTATCAAGAGGACTCAAAATGTTGCCGCCAAAGCGGCGGCGGCGCGCCTTGCACAGGTGATGACAGCATCCAAGACTACAGAGGACGAGGATGACGATGATCTGGACTTTCGTTTCGGACTTCCTCCGCCTGTTTCGAGTAATAATAACGTTAGTAGGACGGACAGTAACAGTAGCAGCAACGGTTTGTCTGGAATTGCGGTTTCCAAGCCGAATAGATCTCCGTCGCCATCG tttggTCGAAACTTTATGGATATCACTCCTGTTCGATCCACTTCCGCTGGAAGACCTTCAATATCTGTTCGTACCACAACGACCAATGCAGCACCTTTGAGCCGATCCTCATTGAAAACTCCAGTTATCATCCCTCCTATAGAACCTCCCAATAACAGACTAAGAGAAAAGCG GTTAACACATGATGTGGGACTTGGCCTGAAAGATTCTGGAGTTCAGCATGAGACATCTGCACTTCGTGATGAA CTTGACATGCTGcaagaagaaaatgaaatgaTTCTAGATAAG CTTCATCAGGCAGAAGAAAAACGTGAAGAAGCAGAAGCAAGAGCCAGAGAGTTAGAGAAACAG GTTGCTTCTTTTGGAGAAGGTGTTTCCTTGGAGGCTAAGTTGTTGAGCCG GAAGGAAGCTGCTCTCCGTCAGAGAGAG GCTAATCTCAAAGCTGCGAAGCAAACAAAGGATGGAAGAGATGAAGATATTGCTGCTCTTCGTGCAGAACTTGAG AGTATTAAAGATGAGACTGCAACAGCTGCAGAACAGTTTCGTGAAGCTGAATCAGAAGCAAAAGCGCTAAGAACTATGACTCAGAGAATGATTCTGACACATGAAGAGATG GAGGAGGTTGTTTTAAAGAGATGCTGGCTTGCTCGCTATTGGGGCTTAGCTGCATGTTATG GTATCTGTGCCGATATAGCAGCTTCAAAATATGAGCATTGGTCATCTCTGGCACCTCTGCCATTTGAGGTTGTCATTTCTGCTGGGCAGAAGGCCAGGGAGGATTCATGGGATG GGGGAGATGACCGGAGCAAACATTCTCGTGATTTGAATGATTTATCCGGGGAAGGAAATATTGAGAGCATGTTGTCAGTTGAAATGGGGTTGAGGGAATTAGCTTCCTTGAAG GTTGAGGATGCTGTTGTCCTTTCGTTGGCCCAAAACCGACGGTCAACTTTGGTTCGGCATTCCTTTTCCG ATCCTAAATCGTCAAGTGATCCCAAGTTCATGGAGGCCTCTG AATTAAGTCAAGAGGAATCTGAAGATGTTCTTTTCAAGGAGGTATGTTA A
- the LOC140957568 gene encoding type IV inositol polyphosphate 5-phosphatase 9 yields the protein MDTSKIFRKIMTGRKFVVHTEDLTKPTGHKQSTNQESLGYKNYSIAGETFMLFVSSWNTGGITPPDNLELEELLDTQHCRADIYVLGFQEIVPLKARNVLGIDNTNICSKWNALIEQALNKRMAAKGAIDEPEVGEIQRVYPVKTPNSNNSTAPDFQCLISKQMVGIYITVWVRTELHGYIRHPSVSCVGCGIFGYLGNKGSVSVRFFLHETSFCFVCSHLASGGKEGDERQRNIDATSILSRTLFPAESLHHLPRKILEHDGVVWLGDLNYRIYLPDATTRSLVERKEWSTLLENDQLKAELAEGHVFEGWHEEEIEFAPTYKYNQNSDDYYVSNHKLKAKEKRAPAWCDRIIWFGKGLKQIQYTRGESRLSDHRPVRAIFMVSNEVSETKKEPGRPMSNRFVDVSNHFNKSSND from the exons ATGGATACTAGTAAAATCTTTAGAAAGATAATGACCGGCAGAAAATTTGTTGTGCACACTGAGGATTTGACGAAACCGACAGGACATAAGCAAAGCACAAATCAAGAATCTCTCGGTTACAAAAACTATTCCATTGCTGGAGAAACATTCAT GCTGTTTGTCAGCTCCTGGAATACAGGAGGTATCACACCACCAGATAATTTGGAACTTGAAGAGTTGCTCGACACCCAACACTGCAGGGCTGATATATATGTTTTGGG GTTCCAAGAAATTGTTCCACTCAAAGCCAGAAATGTTTTGGGGATAGATAATACCAATATTTGCTCGAAATGGAATGCTCTTATAGAACAAGCTCTCAACAAAAGAATGGCAGCCAAAGGCGCAATTGATGAGCCAGAAGTTGGAGAGATTCAAAGAGTTTATCCAGTGAAGACACCCAATTCCAACAATTCAACTGCTCCAGATTTTCAATGCTTAATAAGTAAAcaaatggtaggaatatatatcaCCGTGTGGGTAAGAACAGAGCTACATGGTTACATCAGGCATCCAAGTGTCTCATGCGTAGGCTGTGGTATCTTCGGCTACCTGGGAAACAAG GGTTCTGTCTCGGTCAGATTCTTCTTGCATGAAACAAGCTTTTGCTTTGTCTGCAGTCACTTAGCTTCAGGAGGAAAAGAAGGCGATGAGAGACAAAGAAATATAGATGCAACAAGCATATTGTCACGAACTTTATTTCCTGCCGAATCCCTTCACCATCTACCTAGAAAAATTCTAGAGCATGA TGGTGTGGTTTGGCTTGGTGACTTGAACTACAGGATATACCTGCCAGATGCTACAACAAGATCACTGGTTGAACGTAAAGAATGGAGTACCTTATTAGAAAATGATCAG CTGAAAGCTGAGCTTGCAGAAGGCCATGTCTTTGAGGGTTGGCACGAGGAAGAAATTGAGTTTGCACCAACCtataaatataatcaaaactCAGATGACTATTATGTATCCAATCACAAATTAAAAGCGAAGGAGAAACGAGCTCCTGCATG GTGTGATCGAATAATTTGGTTTGGCAAGGGATTGAAGCAAATCCAGTACACAAGAGGTGAATCTAGATTATCTGATCATAGACCTGTTCGAGCAATTTTTATGGTAAGTAATGAGGTTAGTGAAACCAAGAAAGAGCCAGGCAGACCTATGTCTAACAGATTTGTTGATGTATCGAACCATTTCAACAAAAGCAGTAATGATTGA
- the LOC140957097 gene encoding coiled-coil domain-containing protein SCD2-like isoform X1, whose amino-acid sequence MNRKRTESPVYSRQWSGGSSSTGSSSPAGSPAHPRSRPPPAASGMSTIKRTQNVAAKAAAARLAQVMTASKTTEDEDDDDLDFRFGLPPPVSSNNNVSRTDSNSSSNGLSGIAVSKPNRSPSPSFGRNFMDITPVRSTSAGRPSISVRTTTTNAAPLSRSSLKTPVIIPPIEPPNNRLREKRLTHDVGLGLKDSGVQHETSALRDELDMLQEENEMILDKLHQAEEKREEAEARARELEKQVASFGEGVSLEAKLLSRKEAALRQREANLKAAKQTKDGRDEDIAALRAELESIKDETATAAEQFREAESEAKALRTMTQRMILTHEEMEEVVLKRCWLARYWGLAACYGICADIAASKYEHWSSLAPLPFEVVISAGQKAREDSWDGGDDRSKHSRDLNDLSGEGNIESMLSVEMGLRELASLKVEDAVVLSLAQNRRSTLVRHSFSDPKSSSDPKFMEASELSQEESEDVLFKEAWLTYFWRRALVHGVEEDIAEDRLQLWISRSGESPTSHDAVDVEKGLTELRKLGIEQLLWEASRKEIGQPSFANSKQAPDSDTST is encoded by the exons ATGAACCGGAAGAGGACCGAGAGTCCGGTCTACTCCCGACAGTGGAGCGGCGGATCGAGCAGCACCGGTTCATCTTCCCCCGCTGGTTCTCCGGCTCATCCACGATCCAGACCTCCTCCGGCTGCTTCGGGGATGTCAACTATCAAGAGGACTCAAAATGTTGCCGCCAAAGCGGCGGCGGCGCGCCTTGCACAGGTGATGACAGCATCCAAGACTACAGAGGACGAGGATGACGATGATCTGGACTTTCGTTTCGGACTTCCTCCGCCTGTTTCGAGTAATAATAACGTTAGTAGGACGGACAGTAACAGTAGCAGCAACGGTTTGTCTGGAATTGCGGTTTCCAAGCCGAATAGATCTCCGTCGCCATCG tttggTCGAAACTTTATGGATATCACTCCTGTTCGATCCACTTCCGCTGGAAGACCTTCAATATCTGTTCGTACCACAACGACCAATGCAGCACCTTTGAGCCGATCCTCATTGAAAACTCCAGTTATCATCCCTCCTATAGAACCTCCCAATAACAGACTAAGAGAAAAGCG GTTAACACATGATGTGGGACTTGGCCTGAAAGATTCTGGAGTTCAGCATGAGACATCTGCACTTCGTGATGAA CTTGACATGCTGcaagaagaaaatgaaatgaTTCTAGATAAG CTTCATCAGGCAGAAGAAAAACGTGAAGAAGCAGAAGCAAGAGCCAGAGAGTTAGAGAAACAG GTTGCTTCTTTTGGAGAAGGTGTTTCCTTGGAGGCTAAGTTGTTGAGCCG GAAGGAAGCTGCTCTCCGTCAGAGAGAG GCTAATCTCAAAGCTGCGAAGCAAACAAAGGATGGAAGAGATGAAGATATTGCTGCTCTTCGTGCAGAACTTGAG AGTATTAAAGATGAGACTGCAACAGCTGCAGAACAGTTTCGTGAAGCTGAATCAGAAGCAAAAGCGCTAAGAACTATGACTCAGAGAATGATTCTGACACATGAAGAGATG GAGGAGGTTGTTTTAAAGAGATGCTGGCTTGCTCGCTATTGGGGCTTAGCTGCATGTTATG GTATCTGTGCCGATATAGCAGCTTCAAAATATGAGCATTGGTCATCTCTGGCACCTCTGCCATTTGAGGTTGTCATTTCTGCTGGGCAGAAGGCCAGGGAGGATTCATGGGATG GGGGAGATGACCGGAGCAAACATTCTCGTGATTTGAATGATTTATCCGGGGAAGGAAATATTGAGAGCATGTTGTCAGTTGAAATGGGGTTGAGGGAATTAGCTTCCTTGAAG GTTGAGGATGCTGTTGTCCTTTCGTTGGCCCAAAACCGACGGTCAACTTTGGTTCGGCATTCCTTTTCCG ATCCTAAATCGTCAAGTGATCCCAAGTTCATGGAGGCCTCTG AATTAAGTCAAGAGGAATCTGAAGATGTTCTTTTCAAGGAG GCTTGGCTTACATATTTCTGGAGAAGGGCCTTAGTGCATGGTGTTGAGGAAGATATTGCAGAAGACAGACTGCAATTATGGATAAGCCGCAGTGGAGAGTCGCCAACTTCACATGATGCTGTTGATG TTGAGAAAGGATTAACGGAGTTGAGGAAATTGGGCATTGAACAACTGCTGTGGGAGGCGTCCCGGAAGGAGATTGGCCAACCTTCATTTGCTAATAGTAA